The Chitiniphilus purpureus sequence TCAGACAGGATGCCGGCGGCGGCACGCCGTCCTGTCACAGCGGTTGCGTCTTCGGGTGGGTGGAATGCAACCGTTCGGATGCCGCCAGACCCGGCGGCAGACCAAACGGCGTATGCTGCCTGCTTATCTGGTTGATCCTTGCAGTCCATGCGCTTCATACGCCATCAATCGGTCTACTTCGTGGTCGTGCTGGGCTGGGTCTTGCTGACGCTGGCCGTACTGGCCATCTATGCCGGCCTGCTGCTCAACCAGTCGCGCGACCGGCATCAACGCCTGCACCAGCAGTTGCAGGATCGTCTGTGGTTCCAGTTCGCCGGCGCCGCCACCGCGCTGGAGACCTTCGCCGCATTCCAGAGCGTACCGCGCAGCCGCACCTTCCAGGTCGATCACGCCTATGCACGCCAGCTGCTGGCACGTTATCCGCAGCTGCACCGGCTGGAGCTGATACGCCGGGTGCCGGCCGAAGAGGCACCCCGCTTCATCCGTGCGATGCGCGAGCTGGGCTTTCCCGGCTTCTCGCTGCATACGCTGGCGCCGGACGGCCGCACCATGCTGCCGGCTCCGCCGGCCCGGGACTACTACCCCGTCGTATTCACCGAACCCTATGCCGAGCACGTCCAGGGATTGGATCTGGGCGCGGTGATCGGCACGCTGCCCGAGAACGAACGCGAACCCTTGACCAGCGCGCCGTTCCAGACCGCCAGCGGCCGCATGGCCTACCGGATGGTGCGGCCGGCCGGCTTTTCGCTGCTGCCCCAGGCAGTGGCGCGCAATATCGCGCCGCCGGTCTATGTGAGCGTGGTGGTCAGCATCGACATGCTGGCGCCCGAACCGGTTTCATTGCCACGCGGCATGCAGGTGAGCGTGCACCATGCCGACGCGCATGGCGCCACGCTGTTCGAACGCACCACCGCGCCGATCAGCACGCTCGAACGCCGCTGGTTCCCCGAACTGACCCTGATCACCCATATCCCGAGCACCACGCAGTCGTATCTGCTGGAAACACGCTGGCAGCTGGGCTGGAGCGCATTGGACCGCACCACGCTGGGCATGCTGCTGGGGATGCTCGTCCTGCTGCTTGCCGCCGCGCTGGGCATTGTCCGGCTGGTGCGCGCACGCCACTTCGCCCGGCTGCGCGAAGCCGAGCGCATGGCGCACATGGCCTCGCACGACGCATTGACCGGTCTTGCCAACCGGCGCGGCCTGGACGAGGCGCTGGGGCGTTGCGTGGCGCAACACCGGCCGTGCTCGCTGATCTTCCTGGATCTGGACCGCTTCAAGCCGATCAACGACGAACACGGCCACGAAGCGGGCGACTTCGTGCTGAGGAACGTGGCCGAGCGGCTGACACTGTGCGTGCGCGCCAACGACACGCTGTCGCGCTGGGGTGGCGACGAATTCGCGCTGCTGCTGTCGGGCGAGATGAACAGCGCCCGCGAACGCGAGCTGCTGCGCCGGCTCAGCCAGGCGCTGATGGAGCCGATTGCCTGGCAGGACCACCATTTCACCGTCGGTGCGAGCCTGGGCGTGGCGCACTACCCACGCGATGGCGTGACCGCGCAGCAGATCCTGCAGGCGGCCGACCGGCGCATGTATCACCACAAGGAACAGCGGCGCAACAATCCGCTCGCGCCGCCACCGATGCTGGCGTTCAACCTCGACCCCAGCCTCTGAAGCGCCGCGCACCACCCACAGCGCTGGCCCGGGCAGCGGCATCGGCCAGCGCAGATGGACATCCAGCCATGGATGCGCAGGACCCGGGCCGGGATGCAAGGCAAGGTGCGCCGGGCGACCCTGGGCCTGCGCCACGGGTAAGGCACATCACCGCAATGCGTCCGGCCTTCGTCGTTCCTGCCGGGTGGCGCCTCGGACCGGTTTCTGCCGCATGGTTTGCAGACAGGCGGCCCATCTTGCTGCGCCGCACTGCGCGCCCGCCATCGGGCACCGCCGGTCGACGCACCCCGCCTTTGAAGGTCAATCCGCGCCAGGGCGTGTTCATGGCGCAACGCGTCCGGCGCCCTGCGCAGCATCCCGAACCATCCCAAACGCCGCCGTGAAGCCTTTGATTGACACGCCCTAGAGGGTGATCTCCAGATTGTCGATCAGCCGGGTCTGACCCAGGCGTGCGGCGATCAGGATCACCAGGTCGCGATCGGTATGCGTGGCAGGCTTGAGGGTGTGGGCGTTGCGCGTCTCCACATAATCCACCTCGCTCCAGCCACGCACGCGCAGATCCATCACCGTTTCGACCGCCAGCCTTGCGTAGTCGCGCTCACCGCCCAGGATGGCCTTCTGCATGCGCTGCAGATGGAAGTAAAGGCGCGGCGCCTCGGCGCGCTCGTCAGCCGAGAGGTAGCCATTGCGCGATGAGAGCGCCAGGCCATCCGGAGCACGGCCGGTGTCGACCGGCACGATCCGGATCGGCATGTTCAGGTCCTCGACCATGCTGCGGATGATGAAGAGCTGTTGGTAGTCCTTCTTGCCAAAGCAGGCGACATCGGGCTGCACGATGTTGAACAGCTTGGTCACCACCGTCGCCACGCCACGGAAATGCCCCGGGCGGAACGCCCCGCACAGTTCGTCCTGCAGCGCCGGCGGCTCCACCTTGTATTGCTGGATCACATGCGGGTAAAGCTCGCGCTCGCCAGGGGCGAACACCACCGCGCTGGTGCATTCGTTTTCGATCAGGGCACAGTCCTGGGTCAAGGTGCGCGGATAGCGGTCGAAATCCTCGCCCTGGCCGAACTGCAGCCGGTTGACGAAGACGCTCACCACCACCTGGTCGGCATGCCGCCTCGCCTCGCTGATCAACGCCATATGCCCGGCGTGCAGGTTACCCATGGTCGGTACAAAGGCGACGCGGCCGGCCTGACCGCGCCAGTCACGCATTTCGGAGAGGGTATGGATGATTCGCATGGATTGGACTTGGGCGGATTCGGGTTGAAGGGAAAGCGATGCCGGTCGGCGATCAGCATGGCACCAGATCGATCGGACGTTGCCGGTATTGCGTGACACTTTCGCATTCGCGCAACAGGGCAATCAGTTCGGGCAGCGGTTGCGCATGGATGTCGGGGTAGGTGCATTCGCCCGGATGCGCGATCGGAAAGGCGAGATGCTCCCGGTCGGGCGTGAAATGGCAATCGACTCCGGGCAGGGTGTTGCCGCGTGGATCACAGCGATACCAGCCGTGTCCGTGCAGCCAGACCGCGGCAAAGCCGTGCAGGCAGTACGGGGGGGTCGGACCCTCCCAGGTCAGGCGCTGGTAGCCGAAGCCGGCGGCGATGCCGTTGGCGCGCAGCAGCGCGACCAGCAGATGACTCTTGGCAAAGCAGAAGCCGGTACCGGCAGCCAGCGTCTCCGAGGCCGAGCATGGCACCGCCTCGCGCTGGAAATCCCCACAGTGTTCGATGCGGTCGCGTACCCAGTCGAAACACGCGTGTGCGGTGTCGGGCACCGAGGCGCGATGCAGGGTACGCGCCAGCCCCGCCACCGCCGGATGATGGAAATCGATCTCGGCACTGGCGGCAAGATACTCGGACAGGTCCTGCTCCGGCACGATGTCCTGCACCCGCTTCATCGGCAGATAGCGAAGACCGGATTGCGTCTGCAGCGGCCCGGTGGCGGCGAAGCCATAGCGCTCGTAGGCCGCGAGCGCGGTGACGCTGGCGCGCACCGTGACCAGCCGTCCGCAGCGTTCGGCCTCGGCCAGCAACGCGCGTCCGACGCCCCGGCGCTGCCAGGCCGGCACCACGAACAGCAGTGCCAGATGGGTGGCGTCGCGCCGGTGCAGCATGCCGATCACCTCATTCCCCGCCAGGGCCACCCAGGTGGGTTGGCCCTGCGCCGCGCGCAGTGCGAGGACAGCTGGTGTCAGATCGGCAAGGCAACGGGACACCTCCGCCTCAGACTGGTCCTTGGCAATCGTGGCCAGGAACACCGCGCGCACCAGCGCGATCGCGGCGGAATAGTCGTCCGGCCCGGCCAGCCGGATCGTGAACAAGCCTGTGTGTGTCATCACGTCGTGCCCTTGCATCGCTCAACGCGGGGCGGCAGCGCCCTGCTCCGGCCTCGGCATCCGCGCAGGGCGGATGCCGCAGCATCAGAAACTGTGTTCTTCGGTCGGGAAGGTGCCGCCCTTGACCGCCTTCACATAGGCTTCCACTGCGCCCTGGATGCTGCTGGCGCCGTGCATGAAGTTCTTGACGAAGCGCGCCTTCTTGCCAGGAAACACGCCGAGCGCGTCGTACAGCACCAGTACCTGACCGTCGGTATCCGGGCCTGCGCCGATGCCGATGGTGGGAATGGCCATCGCCTCGGTCACCAGCCTTGCCACCGTGGCCGGCACCATCTCCATCAGCAGCATGGCCGCCCCGGCGGCCTGCAACGCCAGCGCGTCGCGCTTGAGCACCTCGGCCTCGGTCTCGCTCTTGCCTTGGACCTTGAAACCGCCGTAGGCATTGACCGACTGCGGCTGGAAACCGATGTGCTGACAGACCGGGATGCCGCGCTGGGTCAGGAAATCGACGGTCTCGGCCATCACCATGCCGCCTTCGAGCTTGACCATCTGCGCACCTGCGGCCATCAGCCGCGCCGCGTTCTCGAACGCCTGCGCCGGCGAGGCCTGGTAGCTGGCGAAGGGCATGTCGGCGATCACCAGCGCCTGCTTGGCGCCCCGCGCGACCAGCTCGGTGTGGTAGACCATGTGCGCCATGGTCACCGGCAGGGTGGATGCATGTCCTTGCAGCACATTGCCGAGCGAATCGCCGACCAGCAGCACATCCACGCCCGCCTCTTCAAGCAGGCTGGCAAAGCTGGCGTCGTAGCAGGTGAGCATCGCGATCTTCTGACCGTCCTGCTTCATCTTGGCAAGGGTGGTGAGCGTGGTTTTCATCGGTTCCGGATCCCCAAATCAGGCTGCACGTCGATTGTGCGGTGCACGAACGCAGTGTAACCGACCCTGGGCACTCGGTTCATAGGGGAAACAGCGACTGCCGGGCGACAGTGGGGACCAGGGCCGCGGCCTGGCCATAGCCGGGGATCATCACATCCGGATCGAGCTCGGCCAGTGGCACCAGCACAAAGGCCCGTTCGTGCATGCGCGGGTGCGGCAGGGTCAGCTCGGGGCGGTCGATGACGAGGTCGTCGTAGAGCAGCAGATCCAGATCCAGCGTGCGCGGTGCGTTCTTGAAGGTGCGCATGCGCCCCAGCAGCGCCTCGATGGCGAACAACGACTCCATCAGCGCCTGCGGCGGCAACTGGGTATCGAGCTCGACGACCGCGTTGACGAAGTCGGGCTGCTCGGCGAAACCGACCGGGGTGGACGAATAGAAGCGCGATGCCTTCACCAGCCAGGTCTGCGGCAACAGCGACATCAGCTCGATGGCCCGTTGCAGCTGCAGTTGCGGGCGGCCCAGATTGGCCCCCAGGGCGACGAAGGCGCGTGCCATCTCAGCTGTCGCCGCCCGGTTCAGCCGCCGTGCCGGCCTCGGCGCGTGGCTTGCGGCTGCGCTTGCGACGTGGCTTCTTGTCGCTGCGCACACTGTTGCCGACGCGCGCGATCATGGCGCTGCGCGTCTCGCCGTCGACATGCAGGAACTGTGTCCACCAATCGGCAAGCTCCTGCTCGACCAGCCCGCATTCGGCGCGCAGCAGCAGGAAGTCATACGCGGCGCGGAAGCGCGCCTGCTCCAGCAGCCGGAACGGCCGGGTGCCGACCCGCTGCTCGAAACGCGGCTGCAGCAGCCAGATCTCCTTCATCGCCGCGCCGTAGCGGTTGGGAATGGCCAGGCGCCGCGACACCTGCTCGTCGACCTCGTTCATCGCCTCGATCAGTGCCGGCACAGGATAGCCGAGCGCCTCCTGCTTCTTGTGCCACAGCACTTCCACCTCATGCCACAGCAGCGCGGCGAACAGGTAGCCGGCCGACACCGGCTTGTCCTCGGCGATGCGCTGGTCGGTGGCCTGCAGCGCCCGTTGCAGGAAGCGCATGGTCTTGGGCTCGCTCAGCAGCTTGTCCAGAAGCGGGAACAGCGGCCGGTGCAAACCCTGCTCACGCAGCAGCATCAGGCAATCCCAGGCGCGGCCGGAGAACAGCAGCTTCATCATCTCGTCGAACAGCCGGGCCGACGGGATGTTCTCCAGCAGGCGTGCATGTTCGGCGATCGGCTTGCCGGTTGCGGGCGCCATGCGCAGCCCGAGCTTGGCCGACAGCCGCACCGCCCGCAGCATGCGCACCGGATCTTCACGGTAGCGCAGTGCCGGGTCGCCGATCATGGCGAGCTTGCGGTTCTGCAGATCATCGACGCCGCGGTGGAAATCCAGGATCTCCTCGCGGCTGGGGTCGTAGTAGAGCGCGTTGACCGTGAAATCACGCCGGGCGGCATCCTCTTCGATGGAACCGTAGACGTTGTCGCGCAGGATGCGACCCGACTCATCGGTCGGCGCATCGGAGGCCCCGCGGAAGGTGGTGACCTCGATGATCTCTTCCTGGCCGTGCTCCCAGAACGGCACGTGCACGATGCGGAAACGCCGGCCGATGATGCGCGCGCGGTGGAAGACATGCTTCACCTGCTCGGGGGTGGCGCTGGTGGCCACGTCGAAATCCTTGGGCGACCTGCCCAGCAACAGATCACGCACGGCACCGCCGACCACGTAGGCCTCGTAGCCGGCATCCTGCAGCCGATCACAGACCTTGAGGGCCCCGGCGTGAAGTTGCTCGCGGCGGATGCCGTAGTGCTTGGCATGCAGCACGCGCTTGCCTGGGCGCCGCAACACCCTGCCGATCAGCTTGCGAATCATCTTTTCCAGGACACATTGACCGCGAAAATAAACGCGCCATTATACAGCGTGTTATGCCGGCCGACGTTTTCGGCTGTCTTTGCACCGGAACGCCGACCATGCCGACCCTTGACTACCTGCTGCTCAACGTCTTTGCGGAACGCCCCTTCGCCGGCAATCCGCTGGCAGTGTTCCCACAGGCGGCCGGCCTGACCGACGCCCAGATGCAGGTGATCGCGCAGCAGCTCAACCTGTCGGAAACCACGTTCGTCAGCCCGGCAGACGATGGCTTGGCCGATGCCCGGGTGCGCATCTTCACCCCCGGCTACGAACTGCCCTTCGCCGGCCACCCCACGCTCGGCACCGCATATGTGCTGGCGCAACGGCTGGCAAGACCGCGGGTACGGCTGGCGTTGCCGGCCGGCATCATCCCGGTCAGGCTGCGCGACGATCACGCCACGCTGGCCGCACAGCCCCCGGCAACGCGACCCGCGGCAGCGGCGGCCGACATCGCCATGGCGCTGGGCCTGCCGCCCGACGCAGTCGCCGGTCCACCACTGTGGGTCGACACCGGCACCGAGCAGCTGGTGGTGCCGCTGACCGACCATCAGGCCGTCGCCGCCTGCCATCCCGGATATGACGCGTTCCACCGCGTGGCCAGCAATGCCAAGGGCATTGCGCAGGCGCTGGTCTGGGCCCGCGCCGGCACGCAGATCGTCGCGCGCTTCTTCTGGGTGCAGCACGGTCGCATCGGCGAGGATCACGGCACCGGTTCCGCCTGCGCCAATCTTGGCGGCTGGCTGCTGGCGCAGCACGTGGCGCTGCCATTCGCCACGACCATGGTGCAAGGGCACGCGACCGGCCGGCTTGCCCACCTGCAATTGGCGCTGACCGAGGCAGGCGGCATCGAGGTCGGCGGGCGCATCCAGGCTGTGGGCCAGGGCACACTGCAGGTGCCCGATACACCTTGAACTGCCGATATGCGGAACCGGCGCCGGTTGGGCACAGTCCCTAGCCAACTTTATAATCGCGCTTTCCCAGTACAAGAACCGCCATGACGTTCAAGAAATTCGCAGCAGTCCTGCTGAGCGCCCCGCTCGTCGCCCACGCCTTTGTCCCCCAGCCCCCGGAAATCGCCGCCAGGTCGTTCGTCCTGATCGACTATCACAGTGGGGCCACGCTGGCCGCCCATGGCGCGGGCGAACGGGTGGAGCCCGCGTCGCTGACCAAGCTGATGACCGCCTATCTCACCTTCAAGGCAGTCAAGGAAGGCAAGCTGCGGCTTGACCAGACGCTCACCGTCTCCACCCAGGGCTGGAAGACCGAAGGGTCGCGCATGTTCCTCGATCCCAAGGTGCCCGCGCGCGTCGACGATCTGATCAAGGGCATGATCGTGCAGAGCGGCAACGATGCCTGCGTGACGCTGGCCGAGGCCATCGCCGGCAACGAGACGGTCTTTGCGCAGTTGATGAACCGCGAAGCCAAGCGGCTCGGTCTGTCGGGCACCCACTTCACCAACTCGACCGGCCTGCCCGACCCCAATCTGTACACCACCACCGGCGATCTGGCACGGCTGGCAAGCGCCATCATCCGCGACTTCCCCGAGTTCTATCCGATCTACTCGATGAAGGAGTTCACCTACAACGGCATCAAGCAGCCCAACCGCAATCTGCTGCTGTACCGCGACCCCTTCGTCGACGGCCTCAAGACCGGCCACACCGCCTCCGCCGGCTTCAATCTGGTCGCCTCCACCCACCGCGATGAGCGGCGGCTGGTCTCGGTGGTGGTAGGCACCGCCAGCGAGCAGGTCCGCGCCACCGAGTCGGCCAAGTTGCTGAACTGGGGCGTGCAGTTCTTCGAGACCCCGCGTCTGTACGAGGCCAACAAGCCGATTTCGACCGTACCGGTGTGGAAGGGCGAGCTGGACAGCGTGCAGGCGGGGTTCCGCGAGCATCGCTTCATCACGCTGCCGCGCGGCGACGCCAAGAAGCTCAAGCTGGACTTCACCAGCCACCAGCCGCTGATCGCCCCGGTGCGCGTCGGCCAGAAGATCGGCACACTCAAGGTCAGCGTCGAGGGCAAGGTGCTGGGCGACTATCCGGTGGTGGCGCTGCAGAACGTGGAACAGGCCGGGATCTTCGGCCGGGCCTGGGACAGCATCCGGCTCTGGTTGAAAAAGCTGTTCGGCTGAGCGCGTGCCGCCCCCGAGCATGCCGCCATGACCCACGGCAGGCCCGGGGGCGAATCAGACTGCAACGCCATCCACCTGGAGAGTGCCATGCTTGAACTGCGCCCCGGCTGCGAATGCTGCGACCGTGACCTGCCCGGCGATGAGGCCGGCGCGATGATCTGCTCGTTCGAATGCACCTTTTGCGTCGACTGCGCCAGCAACATGCTGGGCGGGCGGTGCCCCAACTGCGGCGGGGAACTCGTGGCGCGGCCACGCCGCCCCAGCGCCAAGCTCACGGACAACCCGGCCTCGACCCGGCGCGTCCACAATCCGGCCGGCTGCCGGCAGACCCGCTGAGGACCAGAGGATGGATGTTCCCGCACTTACCGCCTATCTCAACGGTCGCTACGCCCCGCTTGGGGAGCTGAGCGTCTCGGTGCTCGACCGCGGCTTCCTGTTTGGGGATGGGGTGTATGAAGTGATCCCGGTCTACTCACGCCACCCGTTCCGGCTGGAGGAACACCTGAAGCGGCTGTCCGGGAGCCTGGCGGCGATCGGATTGGCAGACCCGCATACACCGGCGCAGTGGGCCGGGCTCGTCGCCGGTCTTATCGAACGTCAGCCGTTCGACGACCAGTCGGTCTATCTGCAGGTCACACGCGGCCCGGCGTATCCGCGCAACCAGGCCTTCCCCGAGCCGCCGCAGCCCACTGTGTTCGCCTTCGCCGACCCATTGCCTGCGCCACCGGCAGCGCTCGTCGAACATGGCGTGGCGGCCATCTCGCAGCCGGATGTGCGCTGGGGCCGCTGCAATGTGAAAGCGATCTCGCTGCTGGCCAATGTCCTGGCGCGGCAGGCCTCGGTCGACGCCGGCGCCGCCGAGACCATCCTGTTCCGCGACGGTCTGCTGACCGAAGGTGCGGCAAGCAATATCTTCGTCGTCGCAGGCGGCAGGATCGTCACCCCCGCGCCGTCGACCAGGATGCTGACCGGCATCACCTATGACGTGGTGATCGAACTGGCCCGGCTGCACGGTCTGCCGCTGCAGATCAGGGAAGTGCACGAGGATGAGGTACGGGGTGCCGATGAAATCTGGCTCACCTCGTCATCCAAGGAAATCCTCGCCATCGTCACGCTGGATGGGACGGCGGTTGGAAACGGCGTGCCCGGCCCCATCTATCGGCAGATGCATCATCATTACCAGCAATTCAAAGTCGGGCGGATGCGCCCGGGCAAGGCGGCCTCATGAGCACCCCGCAGTTCCAGGACATACCCAATCGCAGGCTCGAAGAACTGATGAGCTTCCCTGCGCTGATCCCGGTGAAGGCGATCAGCCACAAGCAGGCCGACGAGGCACAGTTCCGCGCCACGCTGATCGAACTGACCGCGTTGCACGTGCCGGGCTTCCAGTCGGACCTGGTCAGCATCCGCGCATCGAGCGCCGGCAACTACTACGCCGCCACGCTCTCGGTCACCTTTGCCAATGCCGACCAGTTCCGCATGCTGGACGCCGCATTGCGCGCGCATCCGATGGTACGACTGGTGCTGTGACATGCCGGGAAGGCCACGAGCAGGCACACCACGCACATCCATGCGCTGCGGTGCAGGTGGGCAAGGCGCAGCACTTGCGGACAACGGAATTGTGAATGCAGTCTGACGATATGCACCAAGGCGGGGAATGGGCGCTCCATCCGCAGCCTTGGTCCGATGGCTTGACCCCAACCCTCGCGCTTCCCGCGACCGCCCTGCCGATCCGGCAGCTGGGCCTGCAGCCCTATGAGCCGACTTGGCACGCAATGCAGCGCTTCACCGATGCACGCGGGAGCGGAACCCAGGACGAGATCTGGCTGCTGGAACACCCACCCGTGTTCACGCTGGGCCAGGGGGGCAAACCCGAGCATATCCTGCGGCGCGGCGCGATTCCCATCGTCAGGATCGACCGCGGCGGTCAGGTCACCTATCACGGCCCGGGGCAGCTGATGGCCTACACGCTGCTCGATCTGCGCCGGCTGGGGCTGGGCATACGCGAGCTGGTGCGTCGGCTGGAGAACAGCGTGATCGCGCTGCTGGCCGACTACGACATCGCGGCCTATGGCAAGGTCGACGCGCCGGGCGTCTACGTGCGCGATGCCGCCGGCGAAGAAGCCAAGATTGCCGCGCTGGGCCTGCGCATCCGCAACGGCTGCTGCTTTCACGGGCTGTGCCTGAATGTGGCCATGGACCTGTCGCCCTACGATGCGATCAATCCCTGCGGCTACCAGGGCCTGCGGGTCACCCAGCTCGCGGATTTCGGCGTGGCGCAGACACCTGCATCGATAGCCGCTAAAATGGCGGCCAAAATCCTGCAGCAAATCAACTCATTACCCGCTTGAATCGAGCGGCGAAGGCGCCCAGCCCATGACCGAATCCGTCAAGACCGCCCCCTCCCCGGCCCAGCAGGGCGTCAAGCTCAAAGGCGAGGCGAAGACTGCCCGCATCCCGATCAAGATCGTTCCGCTTGAGGAGAAGCTGAAGAAGCCGTCGTGGATCCGCGTACAGGCGCCCAGCACCACCAGTCGCTTTCACGAGATCAAGGACATCCTGCGCTCGCAGAAGCTGCACACGGTGTGCGAGGAAGCGTCCTGTCCCAATATCGGCGAGTGCTTCGGCAAGGGGACGGCCACCTTCATGATCATGGGCGACATCTGCACCCGCCGCTGCCCGTTCTGCGACGTGGGCCATGGCCGCCCGAACCCGCTCGATCCGGAGGAGCCGCGTCACCTGGCCGAGACCATCGCCGCGCTGCGCCTCAAGTACGTGGTGATCACCTCGGTCGACCGCGACGATCTGCGGGACGGCGGTGCCCAGCACTTCGTCGACTGCATCAACCACACGCGCGAATTGTCACCCGCGACACAGATCGAGGTGCTGGTGCCCGATTTCCGCGGCCGGTTGGAGGTGGCCCTGGAACTGTTTGGCCAAGCGCTGCCAGACGTGATGAACCACAACCTGGAAACCGCGCCACGCCTTTACAAACAGGCACGGCCAGGCTCGGACTATCTGCACTCGCTCAAACTGCTCAAGGACTTCAAGGCCAGGTATCCGCACGTGGCGACCAAGTCCGGCATCATGGTCGGCCTTGGCGAAACCGACG is a genomic window containing:
- a CDS encoding D-alanyl-D-alanine carboxypeptidase family protein gives rise to the protein MTFKKFAAVLLSAPLVAHAFVPQPPEIAARSFVLIDYHSGATLAAHGAGERVEPASLTKLMTAYLTFKAVKEGKLRLDQTLTVSTQGWKTEGSRMFLDPKVPARVDDLIKGMIVQSGNDACVTLAEAIAGNETVFAQLMNREAKRLGLSGTHFTNSTGLPDPNLYTTTGDLARLASAIIRDFPEFYPIYSMKEFTYNGIKQPNRNLLLYRDPFVDGLKTGHTASAGFNLVASTHRDERRLVSVVVGTASEQVRATESAKLLNWGVQFFETPRLYEANKPISTVPVWKGELDSVQAGFREHRFITLPRGDAKKLKLDFTSHQPLIAPVRVGQKIGTLKVSVEGKVLGDYPVVALQNVEQAGIFGRAWDSIRLWLKKLFG
- the pcnB gene encoding polynucleotide adenylyltransferase PcnB, which encodes MIRKLIGRVLRRPGKRVLHAKHYGIRREQLHAGALKVCDRLQDAGYEAYVVGGAVRDLLLGRSPKDFDVATSATPEQVKHVFHRARIIGRRFRIVHVPFWEHGQEEIIEVTTFRGASDAPTDESGRILRDNVYGSIEEDAARRDFTVNALYYDPSREEILDFHRGVDDLQNRKLAMIGDPALRYREDPVRMLRAVRLSAKLGLRMAPATGKPIAEHARLLENIPSARLFDEMMKLLFSGRAWDCLMLLREQGLHRPLFPLLDKLLSEPKTMRFLQRALQATDQRIAEDKPVSAGYLFAALLWHEVEVLWHKKQEALGYPVPALIEAMNEVDEQVSRRLAIPNRYGAAMKEIWLLQPRFEQRVGTRPFRLLEQARFRAAYDFLLLRAECGLVEQELADWWTQFLHVDGETRSAMIARVGNSVRSDKKPRRKRSRKPRAEAGTAAEPGGDS
- a CDS encoding D-amino acid aminotransferase, with the translated sequence MDVPALTAYLNGRYAPLGELSVSVLDRGFLFGDGVYEVIPVYSRHPFRLEEHLKRLSGSLAAIGLADPHTPAQWAGLVAGLIERQPFDDQSVYLQVTRGPAYPRNQAFPEPPQPTVFAFADPLPAPPAALVEHGVAAISQPDVRWGRCNVKAISLLANVLARQASVDAGAAETILFRDGLLTEGAASNIFVVAGGRIVTPAPSTRMLTGITYDVVIELARLHGLPLQIREVHEDEVRGADEIWLTSSSKEILAIVTLDGTAVGNGVPGPIYRQMHHHYQQFKVGRMRPGKAAS
- the panB gene encoding 3-methyl-2-oxobutanoate hydroxymethyltransferase, which encodes MKTTLTTLAKMKQDGQKIAMLTCYDASFASLLEEAGVDVLLVGDSLGNVLQGHASTLPVTMAHMVYHTELVARGAKQALVIADMPFASYQASPAQAFENAARLMAAGAQMVKLEGGMVMAETVDFLTQRGIPVCQHIGFQPQSVNAYGGFKVQGKSETEAEVLKRDALALQAAGAAMLLMEMVPATVARLVTEAMAIPTIGIGAGPDTDGQVLVLYDALGVFPGKKARFVKNFMHGASSIQGAVEAYVKAVKGGTFPTEEHSF
- the folK gene encoding 2-amino-4-hydroxy-6-hydroxymethyldihydropteridine diphosphokinase gives rise to the protein MARAFVALGANLGRPQLQLQRAIELMSLLPQTWLVKASRFYSSTPVGFAEQPDFVNAVVELDTQLPPQALMESLFAIEALLGRMRTFKNAPRTLDLDLLLYDDLVIDRPELTLPHPRMHERAFVLVPLAELDPDVMIPGYGQAAALVPTVARQSLFPL
- a CDS encoding GNAT family N-acetyltransferase; the protein is MTHTGLFTIRLAGPDDYSAAIALVRAVFLATIAKDQSEAEVSRCLADLTPAVLALRAAQGQPTWVALAGNEVIGMLHRRDATHLALLFVVPAWQRRGVGRALLAEAERCGRLVTVRASVTALAAYERYGFAATGPLQTQSGLRYLPMKRVQDIVPEQDLSEYLAASAEIDFHHPAVAGLARTLHRASVPDTAHACFDWVRDRIEHCGDFQREAVPCSASETLAAGTGFCFAKSHLLVALLRANGIAAGFGYQRLTWEGPTPPYCLHGFAAVWLHGHGWYRCDPRGNTLPGVDCHFTPDREHLAFPIAHPGECTYPDIHAQPLPELIALLRECESVTQYRQRPIDLVPC
- a CDS encoding sensor domain-containing diguanylate cyclase: MRFIRHQSVYFVVVLGWVLLTLAVLAIYAGLLLNQSRDRHQRLHQQLQDRLWFQFAGAATALETFAAFQSVPRSRTFQVDHAYARQLLARYPQLHRLELIRRVPAEEAPRFIRAMRELGFPGFSLHTLAPDGRTMLPAPPARDYYPVVFTEPYAEHVQGLDLGAVIGTLPENEREPLTSAPFQTASGRMAYRMVRPAGFSLLPQAVARNIAPPVYVSVVVSIDMLAPEPVSLPRGMQVSVHHADAHGATLFERTTAPISTLERRWFPELTLITHIPSTTQSYLLETRWQLGWSALDRTTLGMLLGMLVLLLAAALGIVRLVRARHFARLREAERMAHMASHDALTGLANRRGLDEALGRCVAQHRPCSLIFLDLDRFKPINDEHGHEAGDFVLRNVAERLTLCVRANDTLSRWGGDEFALLLSGEMNSARERELLRRLSQALMEPIAWQDHHFTVGASLGVAHYPRDGVTAQQILQAADRRMYHHKEQRRNNPLAPPPMLAFNLDPSL
- a CDS encoding PhzF family phenazine biosynthesis protein; the encoded protein is MPTLDYLLLNVFAERPFAGNPLAVFPQAAGLTDAQMQVIAQQLNLSETTFVSPADDGLADARVRIFTPGYELPFAGHPTLGTAYVLAQRLARPRVRLALPAGIIPVRLRDDHATLAAQPPATRPAAAAADIAMALGLPPDAVAGPPLWVDTGTEQLVVPLTDHQAVAACHPGYDAFHRVASNAKGIAQALVWARAGTQIVARFFWVQHGRIGEDHGTGSACANLGGWLLAQHVALPFATTMVQGHATGRLAHLQLALTEAGGIEVGGRIQAVGQGTLQVPDTP
- a CDS encoding DUF1272 domain-containing protein, producing MLELRPGCECCDRDLPGDEAGAMICSFECTFCVDCASNMLGGRCPNCGGELVARPRRPSAKLTDNPASTRRVHNPAGCRQTR
- a CDS encoding YbeD family protein — encoded protein: MSTPQFQDIPNRRLEELMSFPALIPVKAISHKQADEAQFRATLIELTALHVPGFQSDLVSIRASSAGNYYAATLSVTFANADQFRMLDAALRAHPMVRLVL
- the panC gene encoding pantoate--beta-alanine ligase; the encoded protein is MRIIHTLSEMRDWRGQAGRVAFVPTMGNLHAGHMALISEARRHADQVVVSVFVNRLQFGQGEDFDRYPRTLTQDCALIENECTSAVVFAPGERELYPHVIQQYKVEPPALQDELCGAFRPGHFRGVATVVTKLFNIVQPDVACFGKKDYQQLFIIRSMVEDLNMPIRIVPVDTGRAPDGLALSSRNGYLSADERAEAPRLYFHLQRMQKAILGGERDYARLAVETVMDLRVRGWSEVDYVETRNAHTLKPATHTDRDLVILIAARLGQTRLIDNLEITL